A genomic segment from Blastocatellia bacterium encodes:
- a CDS encoding tetratricopeptide repeat protein has translation MRQQICALTQRSRPSHLIPLRGGLVLPFAALLVFSTSGCVNLQSGLKKLLVADPAIVARRAPTVPPDQRMVSAIRPRVSIDEGEASSVAPASTVSRPPRVGAEAAAVTPAPAPVTQPAPAPKASADELAMYKEQALLRPDDAVVRFQLGRLLLDRGLVDQAAYELDMATSLDPTMADGFLLLGRALRLKSQYDLAVAKLRAALQLNPRLVEALIEEGICWDQRGYYERARDAYRRALQLRPNDPTIYNNIGVSYFYQGDHENALKNYKKALAIDPNNPQTNNNIAVVAAARGDYDLAFEYFSRALGQAAAHNNVGYLLLRAARFDQAIKHLREAVKLNPMSVTALANLEAALRMTGNTSEAEQVHAQYLKAQQAEATAKK, from the coding sequence ATGAGACAACAGATTTGTGCTCTTACTCAGAGAAGCCGACCATCACACCTGATCCCTCTGCGGGGAGGACTCGTCCTTCCTTTTGCCGCTCTTTTGGTCTTTTCCACGAGCGGATGCGTGAATCTCCAGTCGGGATTGAAGAAGCTGCTCGTGGCCGATCCGGCGATCGTCGCTCGACGTGCGCCGACGGTGCCGCCCGATCAACGGATGGTATCGGCCATCCGGCCGCGCGTGAGTATTGATGAGGGGGAGGCGTCATCGGTCGCCCCGGCTTCGACGGTCTCACGCCCGCCGCGCGTGGGGGCAGAAGCGGCTGCCGTCACTCCCGCCCCCGCTCCCGTCACTCAACCTGCCCCCGCTCCGAAAGCGAGCGCCGATGAACTGGCGATGTATAAGGAGCAAGCGCTCCTTCGCCCCGATGATGCGGTAGTGCGGTTCCAGCTCGGTCGCCTGCTGCTCGACCGAGGACTCGTTGACCAAGCGGCCTATGAACTGGACATGGCCACGTCGCTCGATCCAACGATGGCCGACGGTTTCCTGCTGCTCGGTCGGGCCTTGCGCCTCAAGAGTCAGTACGATCTGGCCGTCGCTAAGCTGCGTGCCGCGCTCCAATTGAATCCGCGTTTGGTCGAGGCCCTCATCGAGGAGGGCATCTGCTGGGATCAACGGGGCTATTACGAGCGCGCCCGCGACGCGTATCGTCGAGCCTTGCAGCTTCGACCCAACGACCCCACGATTTACAACAACATCGGCGTCTCCTACTTCTACCAGGGCGATCATGAAAACGCGCTGAAAAATTACAAGAAGGCGCTGGCGATTGATCCAAACAATCCTCAGACCAACAACAATATAGCCGTGGTTGCGGCGGCGCGAGGCGACTACGATCTCGCCTTCGAGTATTTCTCGCGGGCGCTCGGGCAGGCAGCGGCTCACAATAACGTCGGCTATTTGCTTCTGCGAGCGGCCAGGTTTGACCAGGCGATTAAACATCTGCGCGAGGCCGTGAAGCTCAATCCCATGTCGGTCACGGCATTGGCCAATCTGGAAGCAGCTCTTCGCATGACGGGGAATACCTCAGAGGCCGAGCAGGTTCACGCTCAATATCTGAAAGCCCAGCAGGCCGAGGCGACCGCTAAGAAGTAA
- a CDS encoding DUF192 domain-containing protein: MKVYNATKGRWLATDVAVASTFWSRLVGLLGRPSLPEGAGLLITPCDSIHTFGMRFPIDAVFIDRRYRVVRVVEGLRPFRVVLPVREAISVIELPVETARRTQTECGDQLEVAN; this comes from the coding sequence ATGAAGGTATACAACGCAACAAAGGGTCGGTGGTTGGCAACCGATGTCGCCGTTGCCTCGACGTTCTGGTCTCGGCTCGTCGGGTTGCTGGGGCGACCCTCGCTCCCGGAAGGAGCGGGACTCCTGATCACGCCCTGTGACTCGATCCATACCTTCGGGATGCGATTCCCCATCGATGCGGTTTTTATTGACCGAAGATATCGGGTCGTGCGAGTCGTTGAAGGGCTGAGGCCCTTTCGCGTCGTCCTGCCCGTTCGGGAAGCGATCAGCGTCATTGAGCTTCCCGTCGAGACGGCCCGTCGCACGCAAACCGAGTGCGGCGATCAGCTTGAGGTCGCCAACTGA
- a CDS encoding type II secretion system F family protein — protein sequence MITAVTILAFIAVTLLVLGGYYAFSPQAQSVADRLEQLKTGTTAVPREPQALVGLRETIERLTGSLGRLFQSPEKSAEILRRRLGQAGFYSPMAVVNYKGIQLMAAVGLPLVFTVVMIVMGSSVAGMIFALPLLALAGFAAPALILDSMISQRKNRLQKSLADAVDLMVACVEAGLSLNAALVRVAADLKTAHPDIAQEFELCGLEMRAGKPREEAFRNLGLRTGVKDLQSFAAMLIQTDRFGTSIARALRVFADSLRTKRRQRAEEAAAKTTIKLVFPLVFFIFPAIMVVLLGPGLLRVMEVFRGMNR from the coding sequence ATGATTACAGCCGTCACAATCCTGGCCTTTATTGCTGTCACGTTGCTTGTGCTCGGAGGCTATTATGCCTTCTCTCCCCAGGCGCAGAGCGTCGCCGACCGGTTGGAACAATTGAAGACGGGAACTACGGCCGTGCCGAGGGAGCCGCAGGCGCTGGTCGGTTTGCGGGAGACCATCGAACGATTGACAGGGTCGCTCGGTCGGCTCTTTCAATCGCCGGAGAAATCGGCTGAGATTCTGCGTCGGCGGCTCGGTCAGGCGGGGTTCTACAGCCCGATGGCAGTGGTCAATTACAAGGGGATTCAACTCATGGCGGCTGTGGGACTGCCGCTCGTTTTCACGGTTGTCATGATCGTGATGGGAAGTTCGGTGGCGGGAATGATCTTCGCGTTGCCGCTTCTGGCGCTGGCGGGATTTGCCGCGCCCGCCCTGATTCTCGATAGCATGATCAGCCAGCGAAAGAATCGGTTGCAAAAGAGCCTGGCCGATGCCGTTGATCTCATGGTGGCCTGCGTGGAAGCCGGATTGAGCCTGAATGCGGCCCTGGTGCGGGTGGCGGCGGATCTGAAAACAGCGCACCCCGATATTGCCCAGGAGTTTGAGTTATGCGGTCTGGAGATGCGCGCCGGGAAGCCCCGCGAGGAAGCCTTCCGTAATCTCGGCCTCCGAACCGGGGTCAAGGATTTGCAGTCATTCGCTGCCATGTTGATTCAGACCGACCGCTTCGGCACGAGCATCGCCCGCGCTCTGCGCGTCTTTGCCGATTCGCTGCGGACAAAACGCCGCCAACGCGCCGAGGAGGCGGCGGCCAAGACGACGATCAAACTGGTCTTTCCTCTGGTCTTTTTCATTTTCCCGGCGATTATGGTGGTGCTTTTGGGGCCCGGTCTGCTCCGGGTGATGGAGGTCTTCCGGGGCATGAATCGCTAA